The genomic stretch GAATTAGGGCCGGCTACTATATTGATACACACATTACCAAATGCGGTAAGCGCTGTAGCGATCAACGTAGGAGTTCCACCGCCACCACAAGGATTTAACGGGGTAGCCGTATTACGCGGAGCAGGTGCCCCTGTGGCAAAATCGGCAGCATTTTGATTGTTGTCTGTACAACCATTTGCAGCTCTTGCAACCGCTAATGTATTGCTGGGTGCCGGGGTAGGCCCGGTGCCTTCAAAACAGTTGGCAGTGGCCCCATATCCCACAAGATCGATCAACCCCGCCGGGCAGCCGGCGAGGGCAGTAGTATTATTAACCAATGCTACTTTTCCCGCTGTACCACTCATGGCAATGGTACCTATTGCATCCGGGGTTGGTAAAGGAGTTGTTCCACCTGTTCCCTGTGCTTCCTGAACAAGATAATACTGGCCAGGCTGCAAGGTTACATTGGTAAGATTGGTGACCTGCCAGGTACCGGTACCGGTTGCACTGTTGTACTGAACAGACCATCCGTTCAGGCTTACCGGTGCTGCACCCCGGTTGAACAATTCGATAAAATCATTTGTATATGTTGCCCCGGTATTTCCACCTCCTCCATATACCTGGCTTATCACAACCTGTGCATCGGCATGAAAGGCTGTAAAGGCAAGTATAAATGCAAAAATTTTTTTCATAAAGAAAATTTGTCGTTGTATTAAAATACCCGTTTTGTTTCAAAGTAAGTAAGGGCCCTGATCTTTCATCAGGAACCTTACTTTATATTTTTTTACTGTCTTGTCACCCGTACATCATCCACTTCAAAATTGGTGGTTCTTCCCAGCGATACACTTCCTGTGTATTTAAAAGCGATATACACTGTCTGGCCGGCATAGGCAGCCAGGCTGATATTACCCGTATTGGCAAATGAGCTGTATGTGCTTGAATTGTTGGTTGCCGTGTTACCCGGGATCTGTGCATTGTTACTCACCTGTGTCCATGTTGCCGTATTCGGTGTATTGCCTCCGTTGTAATTGGTAGATACAAAAGCATGAATGGTGGTAGGGCCGGTTGCAAACTGGTAAGCCGTACTGAACTGCAGTTGAGGCGTGGTAGCGGCAGGTAATGCAATGGGTGGGGTGATGAGCCATGCAGTATCCGCATTCAAGCCGGTTCCGAAGGCAGTAACCTTCACACATTTTCCGGATGTTCCGAATACGGCATTCTTATATAATGCGGTTGCATTGGGTGCAATATTCTTCCACCCCGGGAACGTAAAATCAAGGTTGTTGTCTGAACTCGTAAGTGAACTGAAATATTCTTCAAACAGGTTGCAACGACCCCCGGCGAACTGCACGTCTTCGGCATTACGCAGGATCAATTGTCTTGTGGAACCGAATGTGGTGTAAATAGCCACTACGCTTCCGTTTCCTCCCGGCACTTTCTTTCCGGCAAAATTTGCATAGGCGCTTGTGCGGATAATGATCGTTTGGCCGGCACAGTTCTTAATATCAAGATTCACCGTGCTTTTATATACAGATGTATCGGAAAAGGTCACGGTGGTGTCACCGAACTCATAGCCATCCAGTTGTATCAATGAACCCAGGTACTGGTCCTGCATACCGGTTCCCAGCTGGTTTTGAGTAACCACGATCGGGGTAACCGGGTTGTTAATAGAACCGCCCACAACATATTTGCTGATCAGGTTCCCGGGGATCCCTTCGAGGGAGGGTAAACCGGCAACCGTTGCCTTAACACCCAGTTCCATCGTTCCGTTATAGTCGCTGATGCAAAGGTCTTTACATTTGATGAAGATGCGGCGGCCTACCGGGTATGTTCCGTAAAGATTGGTTGCGTCAAGCAGTATCTGTAAACCACCGGTTGCATCCTGAATATATAGTTGCTTATACAGGTTACCACTCTTATCATCGGCGACCACCACCCCTGAAATCACCAGGTCGGACGTGATCACATCATACGCACCGGAAGAGGTATGTAAGGCTTTAAGCGCTTTGATGGAAGTATTGGCCACGATGGCAGGGTCTGCTGCGCCGGGCGGGTTATCAAAACTTTTCTTACATGCACTCAACAGGCTGATTGAAGCAACCAGGATTACTGCCGTCAGTGTTTTTAAGATCTTATTCATAATTTATTTTTTAAAGATTTTTTATTCAGCGTTTGTTATATCAATTAAAAACGGATGCCCATGCTGGCAAAATAGTTAATACCGTATGCATAGAACCTCCTTTCCGGGAACTTGTTTACGTTCTTTCCTGCAAAGTCAAAACGCAGTTGCTCAAAACCGCCCGATACCACATCCCGATTGTTGAGGATATTATTTACCCCTACGTTAAATACCAGGAAGGTCCTTTTCTTCAGGTTGTGGAATTTCCGGTTCATCAGCCAGGAGTAACCGGCAAATGCATCCAGGGTATATTGGGATTTCAGTTTGGTCTGGTCCACGATCTGGTGCCACAATTCAGAACCTTCTGCCACGCCGCTTACTGCACTTTCTGTCCGGCGGATGGGATTAATGTTCAGGAACATCTTATCAAAATAATTGAAGTTGACATTGATGAACCAGAACCGGGGTGAACGGTAATCCAGCCCGATGGTATATGCCTGCTGTGGAGTAGGTACATAAAAGTTTTTGGAATACACCACGTCATTCCTTGATAAGACCTCCGAACTGTTATCGATGGTTACGGTAGCCCGCTGGCGGGTATTGTAATAATATTTTCCAACGGCAGCAGCAGCCGTAAGGCTTAATCCCTTATAGATCTTTGCTTCTGCGCCGAATTCAAACCCGGTATGTACCCTTCCGATATTGTTTATGGCGTAGTTCACAAAATTCCTGTACTCGTCGTGATAAAAGGTGATCACATCAAGCTGGTTCTTGAACTGGCTGTAGTAACCGGTGGCCCGTATCTTCAGTTTGGGCGCATTCATCACATAACCGCCTTCCACGGTCAGCATCTCTTCCGATTTCAGGTTATCCTGTACAAAATCCCTGGTACGGGGTGCAATGAATGCATTCTCGAAGAAAGGTGCACGGGAACCATAGGACCCGTTTGCAAACAGGTAATTACGCCCGTCTATTTTATAGGTTATGCCTCCCTTGATGCCTGAATTGTAAAAGTTATAGGTGGCTGATTTTCCATACGAGTTATTGGGGAACAACCCGCTTTTTACATTCCCATAACGGAAGAAACTGGTATAAGAATGTTCGGTGGCAACAAAAACATCGATCCTGCGGAACTTGAAAACACCCTGCAGCCATACGGAACCTTTCTTGATATTGATGTCGTAATTGTATCCGAATTTATCGCCTTCGCCTACAATACGGTTAGGTATGTTCAGGTTATTTTGCCCCGCATTGGGGTTTGTGGGGAAATCCCTTTCTCCAAACTGGTTCACATCCACATAAAAATCACCCCCCAAAAGGTCTTCTACCCTTTTAAAATAATTATTCCGCTGCGATTGATACGTGATACCGGCAGATAAAGAAGCGTTTTCAGAAATGGTGCTGTTGAGGGTACTGTTGAAAATATATTTCAAGGTGTTCACCACGCGTTCTTCCAGGATATAACGTGATCTTTTACCTGCCACGTCATTGCCGGTGATGCCAAAGGCATTGCGCACGATATCGTACGAGTTATAGTTTGTGTTATACAGCACGTCCCAGTTAATCTGGCGTTTGTTCACATCGTTCATCATCTCCTGCCTTACCTGTTCTGCAAAATTCGGATCAAGCTGGTAACTGGGCAGGTAGCGGTAGTAATCGGGCCTTGGGTCTGCGGCGTTGTACCAGTCAAGCCCCGTCACGCTCCTGTTGCCGTACGTAACCGAACCTGCGGTCACCAAGGTTGTTTTATCAGATATTTTCCAGTCGTGGGTCAGTATGCCGATGGGTTGGAAAGACCTGGCCACACTGGCATTTCTCTTTTTGCCGTTTTGATAACCCCAGTAGGGATTATAAAAATTATCGCCGGCAATATTTATCATTTCAGCAACAGATGCACCTTGCCGGCCATTTTCCGTTGGTGTGGCAAAAGCAACAAAGGAAAGCAGGTGCCTGTCGTTAAACCGTTTATCTATGCCGCCAAAAAAAGACCAGCCATCATAATAGGTACCATCGCTGTATCCTTCATCGGCCCAGCGGTGGGAACCCGAAACAGTGAAGGCCCAGCCTTTATTATTCAAACCGGTTGAATGGGTTATCATGATGCGGTTTGAATAATTGCGGTTTGATGAAGCATAGTTGATGCTGGTTTGTTTACGCTGGTGTGAGGCACGGGTGTCAAAGGAATTCAGCCCGCCCATATCACCGTATGCAAAGGTTGTTGCCATCAGTCCCAGGGTTGATTCCCGGTTACGCAGCACATCATTCAACCCGCCCCATTGTCCGTAGGGTGTAAAACCATTATCCAGGTTTTCCATGGGGATCCCGTTGATATAGGTACCAAACTGGTCTGCATCATATCCCCTGATCCGGAAACGTACGGCGCTGAATTTAAAGGTAGCGGCATTTAAAAAAGGGTCACGGCCGGCACTTAACTGGGATGAAATGTTCTGGGCACTCCCGTCCTGTGCGTCGTTCTCATCCAGGGAAATCAACGGGATATTGTCCTGCATATTATCCTTCAGTATTTCAATGATGGTATCGCGGGCCGGAATGGTATCTTTTTGCTTTGTTACCTGGGAAAATGCAGGGGGGAGAAACAGCCCCGCAAGCATCACCATAAGCAGGCAATTTTTGGTTTTTGGCATCATAAATTAGTCAGTTAAAAAAGAGAGCAAATGTAGCAATTAAACAGGGTTTTTGGGCGCAAAGTTTCGAACATAACATATTATTCATTTTAAAATACCATAAATCAGTCCGGGATGAATAACTTTGCTGGCTATTGATTTATATATGAATAAATTGCTCGTAACGGTTGCCCTTTTCTGCCTGCCGGCTTCCGGCATTTATGCCCAAAAAATTTCTTACCACCCGGCCCTTATCGGGTTTTATAACCTGGAGAATTTTTACGACACAGTCAATAACCCCCTGGTGGATGATGAGGAATTTTTACCCGGCAGC from Chitinophagaceae bacterium encodes the following:
- a CDS encoding TonB-dependent receptor, coding for MMPKTKNCLLMVMLAGLFLPPAFSQVTKQKDTIPARDTIIEILKDNMQDNIPLISLDENDAQDGSAQNISSQLSAGRDPFLNAATFKFSAVRFRIRGYDADQFGTYINGIPMENLDNGFTPYGQWGGLNDVLRNRESTLGLMATTFAYGDMGGLNSFDTRASHQRKQTSINYASSNRNYSNRIMITHSTGLNNKGWAFTVSGSHRWADEGYSDGTYYDGWSFFGGIDKRFNDRHLLSFVAFATPTENGRQGASVAEMINIAGDNFYNPYWGYQNGKKRNASVARSFQPIGILTHDWKISDKTTLVTAGSVTYGNRSVTGLDWYNAADPRPDYYRYLPSYQLDPNFAEQVRQEMMNDVNKRQINWDVLYNTNYNSYDIVRNAFGITGNDVAGKRSRYILEERVVNTLKYIFNSTLNSTISENASLSAGITYQSQRNNYFKRVEDLLGGDFYVDVNQFGERDFPTNPNAGQNNLNIPNRIVGEGDKFGYNYDINIKKGSVWLQGVFKFRRIDVFVATEHSYTSFFRYGNVKSGLFPNNSYGKSATYNFYNSGIKGGITYKIDGRNYLFANGSYGSRAPFFENAFIAPRTRDFVQDNLKSEEMLTVEGGYVMNAPKLKIRATGYYSQFKNQLDVITFYHDEYRNFVNYAINNIGRVHTGFEFGAEAKIYKGLSLTAAAAVGKYYYNTRQRATVTIDNSSEVLSRNDVVYSKNFYVPTPQQAYTIGLDYRSPRFWFINVNFNYFDKMFLNINPIRRTESAVSGVAEGSELWHQIVDQTKLKSQYTLDAFAGYSWLMNRKFHNLKKRTFLVFNVGVNNILNNRDVVSGGFEQLRFDFAGKNVNKFPERRFYAYGINYFASMGIRF
- a CDS encoding choice-of-anchor J domain-containing protein; translation: MNKILKTLTAVILVASISLLSACKKSFDNPPGAADPAIVANTSIKALKALHTSSGAYDVITSDLVISGVVVADDKSGNLYKQLYIQDATGGLQILLDATNLYGTYPVGRRIFIKCKDLCISDYNGTMELGVKATVAGLPSLEGIPGNLISKYVVGGSINNPVTPIVVTQNQLGTGMQDQYLGSLIQLDGYEFGDTTVTFSDTSVYKSTVNLDIKNCAGQTIIIRTSAYANFAGKKVPGGNGSVVAIYTTFGSTRQLILRNAEDVQFAGGRCNLFEEYFSSLTSSDNNLDFTFPGWKNIAPNATALYKNAVFGTSGKCVKVTAFGTGLNADTAWLITPPIALPAATTPQLQFSTAYQFATGPTTIHAFVSTNYNGGNTPNTATWTQVSNNAQIPGNTATNNSSTYSSFANTGNISLAAYAGQTVYIAFKYTGSVSLGRTTNFEVDDVRVTRQ